The region CGTAGACGAGGTAGACCAGGCTGACGGCTCCGACCGACAGCGAGTAGGGCGCCTCGCTCAGCCGGAAGCCCAGACCGTTGAAGACCGCCACCATCGTGCCGATGCCGCAGCCGCCGAGCACGTAGAGCGCGACGAGCGCTCGGTCGCGCATCGCGTCGCGTGCGCCGGTCAGCACGCTGCCGAACCCCGCCGAGCGGGGGGAGAAGTGGCGCGAGGCCGGCAGGAGCCAGGCCACGAGAGCGGCGCACACGAGGGCGAAGGTGCCGGCGGCGGCGAGGCCCCAGCGCCAGCCGGCGACGTCGGCGACCGGCGCCGTCACGATGCGGCCGGCCATCCCGCCGAGCGCGGTGCCGCCGATGTAGAGGCCGAACGCCCGCCCGTGCGCGGAGTGGTGCAGCTCCTCGCGGAGGTACGCCGTCGCGACCGCCGGCAGCCCGGCGAGCGTGATGCCCTGCAGGGTCCGCAGCGCCAGCAGCCACTCCCACGACGGTGCGACCGCGCAGGCCAGGGCCACGACGGAGGCCGACCAGAGGGAGAGGTGGATCAGCCGGGTGCGGCCGACGACCTCGGAGACCGGACCGGCGACGAGGAGCGCGACGGCCAGGGCCGCGGTGGTCAGGGAGAGCGCGAGCGTCGCGCGCGCCGGCGTCACCGCGTAGGCGCGGGCCAGGTCCGGCAGCAGTGCCTGGACGTCGTACAGCACGACGAAGGTGGCCATCCCGGCGAGGAACATCGCGACCATCACGCGGCGGTAGCCGGCGCTGCCCGGGAGGTGGGTGGTCTCCCCGAGGTCGGACGAGTGGGCGGTCGTGGTCACCGGACGATGGTGCGACCTCTCGGACACATGCGTCCAATGTCGACCCCGTCTGATTTGCATACGTCCGGCGTATGATGCTCCCATGCTGGTGCGCGACCTCGAGTGGCTGCTGCAGGTCGGCGAGCTCGGCCACGTCACCGAGGCGGCCTCGGCGCTCGGGACGAGCCAGCCGACGCTGTCGCGAGCACTCGGCCGGCTGGAGGACGAGCTGGGCGTGCGGATCTTCGAGCGGCTGCCCACCGGCGTCGCCCCGACCGCCGACGGCGAGCTGGTGCTCGAGGCCGCGCACGACCTCGTGGCCCGACACGACCTGCTGCGCGCGACGCTCGCCAACCGCGTCGACCCCGACACCGGGCTCGTCCGGCTGGCCTTCCTCGACTCGATGGCCACCACCCTCGTGCCCCGGTTGCTGCGCGCGTTCCACGCGGAGGCCCCGGGGCTGAAGGTGGCATTGAGCCAGGAGCCGGCGCACGAGATCCGCCGCGACCTCGACCGGGGCACGGTCGAGCTCGGCCTCACGATGGACCGCTCCGACGACCTCGCCTGGCTGCCGGTGCGACGCGAGCGCCTGGTCGTCGTGGTGCCGCCGACCCACCGGCTCCGCGGCCGCAAGCGGGTCGACCTGGCCGAGCTGGCCGACGACGAGCTCGTCACCACTCCGGTGGGCTACGCCCACAGCGTGATCGTGCAGGCGCTGTTCGCCGAGGTCGGTGTCGTGCCGCGGATCTCCTTCGAGAGCGCCGACCTCGCGACGATCGAGGGGCTGGTCTCCGCCGGGCTCGGGGTCGCGGTCGTGCCCGAGGCGTTCGCCGGCCAGTCGGGCTCGGTCGGGCTCGCCCTCTCCTCGGCGGGTGCGACGCGCACGATCGGCCTCTCCTGGCGCACCGACCGCCCGCTCGCGCCCCCGGCCGAGCGGTTCGTCGACTTCGTCCGCGCCCGCACGTGGGACGACTGACGTACGCCGACCCGTGCCGGCCACGGGACGACGACGGCCCCGTCCGGTATGGGGCCGGACGGGGCCTGTCGGTCTGGGTGCCGGTCGCGTGGACCGGCGGCGGGTCAGCCCTTGCGGGGCCCGAGGATCAGGTTGCCGATCGCGCTGCGCGGGCGCGGGATCGCCGGCGCGGGCCACCAGCCCATGGTCGAGAAGGACGGGCGGGCGGCGTTGAAGCCCTCGCGGTAGACGAAGTTGCCGCCGCACTCGCAGATCCAGCGCTCGCCGACCTCGTGCTCGCCGTCGGCCGCCGGAGCCCCCTCGGTCTCCAGGCAGATGTGCAGCATCGTGGAACCCATCGCGCACCCCTCACTGTGCTCGGCCCGAGCGGTCTGTCCTGCTCATGGTGCGCCGCGGGCGCGCGCAGCGAAATGGCCGAGATGCGAATTCCGGGTCATCTTGATGAAAACTCGGAAGATCGTGCTGGCTTGCCCGAAATTGACAGGTGCTTTCCGCAGGTCAGATCCAGCGACGGAACCAGATCCGCGCGTCCCACTCCGACTTCGTGAGCAGCACGTCGGTCCAGATCGGCCAGAACCACGCGAAGGCGATCAGGGCGAGCACGGTGTAGCTCCCGGCGACGACCACACCGAACGTACGACGAGGGGTGGGCACGTCGGAGGTGCCGATCAGGTGACCCATCGCGAGTGCGATCGAGAGCACCATGAACGGCAGGCAGGCGATCGCGTAGAAGAAGAAGATCGGCCGGTCGTCGTAGAGGAACCACGGCAGCCACGTGCTGGCCAGTCCGACCACCGCGATGCCGTGCCGCCAGTCGCGCGCGCCGATCCACAGCAGGAGCGAGGCGATCATCGCCAGGCACCCGCCCCACCAGATCACCGGGTTGCCGAGCAGCAGGATCTGCCGGATGCAGGTCGAGCCGCTGGGGGCGTCGCAGCCCTGCGAGCCGGGCTGGATGTCGGTCTGCGCGTCGACCCCCACGGGGCGGCCCATGAGCAGCCAGGTCGACGGCTTGGAGGCGTAGATGTGGGTCGAGTCGTTGAGGAAGTGGCTGTGGAACGCGTAGACGTCGTGGTGGTAGTGCCACAGCGACCTCAGCGACTGGGTGACCTCGCCGAGGCCCTCCGCGTCCGGCTCGGTCGCCGTCGGCCACTGCTCGCCGCCGCCGTACGTCGTGTACTGCGTGTTGCTGAGCGTCTGCTCGTAGGCGTCGGCGTGGATGAGCCAGCCGGTCCACGAGACGACGTACGTCACTAGGGCGACGCCGACGAGCGCGAGGAACGCCGGGGCGCCGTCGAGGAAGATCGAGCGGAGCAGTGGCCGCTTCTGGCCGAAGGCCCGGCGCGCGCCCGCGCTCCACAGCCAGGCGAGCAGGCCGAAGACGGCGAGCGTGTAGGCCGCCGACCACTTCGTGCCGCACGCGAGGCCGAACATGATCCCGCCGAGGAGCAGCCACGGCCGCCACAGGCCCAGCGCCCGGCCGTGCCGCCCGGACGCGAGGCGGTCGCGCAGCCACTGCCGGTCGGCGACGACGCAGTGCACGCCGCAGAGGATGAAGAAGGCCAGGAAGATGTCGAGGAGCGCGAGGCGGGACAGCACGAGCTGGAGCCCGTCGATGCTCAGCAGCAGGCCGGCGACCAGGCCGAGCACGGTCGAGCCGGTGACCCGCCGCACGAAGCGGCACATCACCAGCACCATCAGCGAGCCGACGATCGCCGAGGCCATCCGCCAGCCCGTGGGGTCCATGCCCCAGGCCTTGATGCCGAGCGCGATCAGCCACTTGCCGACCTCGGGGTGGACGATCATCGACGGGTCGTCCTGCCACAGCCCCAGGACGTTGCCGTTGAGGATCGTCTTGTCGGCGTCGTCGACGTACTTCAGCACGTAGCCGTGGTTGAGCAGCGACCAGGCGTCCTTGGCGTAGTAGGTCTCGTCGAAGGAGAACTGGTGCGGCGTGCCGAGGTGCCAGCGGCGCAGGAAGAACGCCAGCGCGGCCAGGCAGATCGCGCCGACCCAGCCGAGGGCCGGGTCCTCCGAGCGCCAACGCGGACGGTTCCGCTCGGTGGCAGTCGGAGTCACGCGGGAACTCTAACCAGAGCCGCACCCTCGTCGACCGCCCCGCGCGGTCCCCTGCGGCGTCGGGGGATCGGCTCGGCGAGCTGTCCACGTCGGGCGGTGCGGCCTTGACGTGACGCTGGCCACATCGCAGACTCGTCGCACCGATTCAGACATGCGAACTCCGTTCGACAGGTCGCCCCGACGAGA is a window of Nocardioides oleivorans DNA encoding:
- a CDS encoding MFS transporter, giving the protein MTTTAHSSDLGETTHLPGSAGYRRVMVAMFLAGMATFVVLYDVQALLPDLARAYAVTPARATLALSLTTAALAVALLVAGPVSEVVGRTRLIHLSLWSASVVALACAVAPSWEWLLALRTLQGITLAGLPAVATAYLREELHHSAHGRAFGLYIGGTALGGMAGRIVTAPVADVAGWRWGLAAAGTFALVCAALVAWLLPASRHFSPRSAGFGSVLTGARDAMRDRALVALYVLGGCGIGTMVAVFNGLGFRLSEAPYSLSVGAVSLVYLVYALGSLSSATSGRVADRIGRRATIPVGCAFALGGVWLTLSGSLPFVVLGMAALTIGFFCIHGLASGWVTSRAHLAGVSTGQAASFYLFAYYVGASVFGNLGAVAWSHAGWDGVVALASVLLLTVCAMVVVLRRTPALVQPT
- a CDS encoding dolichyl-phosphate-mannose--protein mannosyltransferase, which gives rise to MTPTATERNRPRWRSEDPALGWVGAICLAALAFFLRRWHLGTPHQFSFDETYYAKDAWSLLNHGYVLKYVDDADKTILNGNVLGLWQDDPSMIVHPEVGKWLIALGIKAWGMDPTGWRMASAIVGSLMVLVMCRFVRRVTGSTVLGLVAGLLLSIDGLQLVLSRLALLDIFLAFFILCGVHCVVADRQWLRDRLASGRHGRALGLWRPWLLLGGIMFGLACGTKWSAAYTLAVFGLLAWLWSAGARRAFGQKRPLLRSIFLDGAPAFLALVGVALVTYVVSWTGWLIHADAYEQTLSNTQYTTYGGGEQWPTATEPDAEGLGEVTQSLRSLWHYHHDVYAFHSHFLNDSTHIYASKPSTWLLMGRPVGVDAQTDIQPGSQGCDAPSGSTCIRQILLLGNPVIWWGGCLAMIASLLLWIGARDWRHGIAVVGLASTWLPWFLYDDRPIFFFYAIACLPFMVLSIALAMGHLIGTSDVPTPRRTFGVVVAGSYTVLALIAFAWFWPIWTDVLLTKSEWDARIWFRRWI
- a CDS encoding LysR family transcriptional regulator — encoded protein: MLVRDLEWLLQVGELGHVTEAASALGTSQPTLSRALGRLEDELGVRIFERLPTGVAPTADGELVLEAAHDLVARHDLLRATLANRVDPDTGLVRLAFLDSMATTLVPRLLRAFHAEAPGLKVALSQEPAHEIRRDLDRGTVELGLTMDRSDDLAWLPVRRERLVVVVPPTHRLRGRKRVDLAELADDELVTTPVGYAHSVIVQALFAEVGVVPRISFESADLATIEGLVSAGLGVAVVPEAFAGQSGSVGLALSSAGATRTIGLSWRTDRPLAPPAERFVDFVRARTWDD